The Falco rusticolus isolate bFalRus1 chromosome 4, bFalRus1.pri, whole genome shotgun sequence genome includes the window TCGGCTGGGGCTCTGTCAGTGCACCCCCAACTCCTACCCTGGTGTGGCTGCCTTCAGCCCCTGCTGTGCGGCTGGAGCAGTGAGCTCAGGGGTGTGTGGGAGTCTCAGGAGGCTCAGAGGGCTTGAAATCCTTGGGGGTTGGGGTCCTTGGAGGGCTGGGGAGCGATGCGGGGCTCTGGGGCTGTGGAGGCTCCTGCGGTTCGTAGATACTCTCCTGGCTCCTCTGCGTCATGGTACCTGGGTACGGGCTCGAGCAAGGCGAGTAGTTTGGTCTTTCAGGTGGCAGTGGCGTCTGCTGGCGTGGGATCCAGATCtcaggggtgctggggcaccTGCTCTGACTGCTCAGGCACTGGTAGAAGCAGCTCTTTATATGCTGGAGTCTTGAAGCTCCAGCGACGggcctgtggagagaggaggcCGCTGAGGCgctcagctgcagagggggCGCACGGACTGTCCCCCACAGCACGGCCCAGAGCTGGCAAGGCTCCCCAGCACGGGCAGAGCCGCTGGCACGCCTTGGCCGACGTGGACACCCGCACCTCATGGCAGCCCCGAGCAGGGGGACTCCTCAGGGCAGGTTCGGTGGCCACCAGCCAGCGCTACTGGGCGCCTCCCTGGCTGGGGCAATCTCTTGCCCCGCTCTTTCTCGTCCTGCCCTTGCTTTTGGGCAGCCAGCGGGCTGCCACTCCGCGGCAGCCTGACTAGAAATGCTTCGTGGCTCTGAGCAGCcatcagaggaagaggagggagggaaatgtACTCACGCTTTCTTCTTCCTTCGCCACCAGACCACGACACAGCCCAACACAATGGCAACTTGCAGAGAAACAACAGCCGCTACTGCACCTATAGTAGAGAGCTTTCCAGGGTCTCTGGGACCGGAAACAGCTGGGGGGCTCGGGGGATTGTAAAGCTCTGTGGTTCTCTCGGTGACATCATCTGCAGGAGCAATCAGGAACGTTAGCCCGTCCTGCGCACCACTGGTAAGCGTGCAGCACGATTGATCCGGCCAGGAcattctctctttcccccccGTACTGGTGCCTGGAGGCACGTTCCCACCCTTTGGGGCAGGGTGTCCCacccaaccaaacccagaaGGCCGGAAGGGGAGCACAGGGGGGGCGCAGCTGCTTGAGCCTTTGAGTGACACGGACAGAAACcgtccctgcagcaggcagtgccaccccagctctccctccccGTGAGACAGTTCCCACACCCCAGGGGACAGACTCAGGCCTCCTCAAGTGGCACTGAAGCCTTGCCCTCCCCCTAGTGCCttttctccagcacaggcaccgcctgcagcacctcccaggTTTCAGGATGTGTCTCCCACTTGGGGACCCCAGCAAGACTGCTCCGTACCTGAGCCCGGTTCATAAGCCCGATTTATCTTGCTCTGGTGGTCTTCTCCAGGCTTTGACGGCACTGCCAaaaagcagagggggaaggTTAAGCCTCAGCGAGTCTCAGGCACAGAGGACACAGGAGGACGGGGAGGTTCCCCCTAAGCCTCTGCCTAGTCTGGGAGTCAGGGCATCGCTGTGGACCTCGGCTCAGGGAGGGATCCcgctctgtgctgctcctgtgcctcTCGGCAGTCACAGCAAGCTCGGGGATGCAGCTAGAGCGGGAGGGACATTTGGCACATTTCCCATATCTGCGGAACATGGTCCCGATGCCTCGAACCCAAAACACTTTcagctttggctgctgctgtgacttgCCAGAGTGGGCACTGGGGGAAGAGCCTGCGCCTGGTTCCGACTCCACGCAACAGCCACGCCTGACCTGCTGGGGGACCAGGAAATTGCAGGCCATCTTTTGGTTTGCGTTGCACTTTTGGCGACGTGTAAAGCGATGCAAAATGCCTTCCTTCAAAGAGGACGGGAAGAAGCTGCAGCCAGTCCAGCCAGGGAAACAGCCCTTTCGAGAAGGGCTCCTCCGCCCTTCCCTGTAAGCACCAGCAACGGTCACGGTTGCCCCATCCCAGCTATCGGTCGGCAGACGGGAGACGCAGCACAGCCCAAGAAGCCTGCCGAACCAGCATCCCCACCGACCTCCAGCATCAGGAAAGGGCAGCCGGCGTCGCCTGGCACCTCGCTCCTGCCTGGAACTGGGCCAGTGGGCAAGCAGTGCTGCCCGTGAGCTGAACACAAGTTCAGCGCTCGCCAGGCCCTCAAATCTGCCTGCCAGCAGACGCCTGCACAAACCAGCTCCGAGCCGTAACGGCAAAACTGGGGCAGCAGCCGCCCCTGGCCCTCCGCTTGAAGCACAACTGGCAGCAGAGGCTCTGCACCATCTCTGTGGCTCAGCTGCCAAATTTCACAGCGAAGGCAGAGTGAAATGTGCCCACCGTGTCCTCTCTCCTGTTCCTCCAACATTTGCCTTAAGAACTCAGATGACTCGCAGGGGCCAGCAGACAGCTTTGCAAGGCAAAGCTCCACAGGGCGCATCTCTGAGCCCGGCCCgttccctctctgctctcctccatgTCTGCGCATGGGCCACGGACGGAGCAACTTGCTCTTCAGGCGGAAAGAAGCCTAGAGGGTAGATGCAGCTTCCTCCCACTGATTTACCCGTGGGATGGCTCTCAGGCTGGAGGGCAGCAACGGGCTACGAATTCGGGATGGTGTAACCCTTGGGAGGCTCTTCAGGAGAATTGCACATGAGTAAGCTCTTGTCACATTGacactgtttcttctttcaaggAAAGGGACATAGAGCGCTTACCTGCAGGATGCCCCAAGGGCTCCAAACCAACAGCCTGCCATGCATCTCGATAAACTTTGGCAGCATCCTCACCCAGAAGCAAGCACAGAGGGGAAATGTTGCCATTGCCTGTTGGCATCCGCTTGTGCCTTAGTGAACCGCAGGCACTGGAAGGGGCTCAGGTAGCAGCGTGGGAGCCAGACCCCGGGGAGATTGCCAGCGCTGCAGAGGGGCCTGGTGACCTCTTGGCCGGCACCTGGCAGCTCTCCAACACGCTCGTTAAGCCATGCCATGAACAAGACCCCTCAGGGAGCGTGTGGGCCAACATAGGGCCCCTGGGGGCATTCTTACCCGCACAGCTCTCACACACACAGGGGAAGCCCTCACCAAAGCGCTCGAGGGAAAAGCCACATCCACGCTTCTCGGGGAGAGGAGCCCGCTGGCCCGTGAAAGGTCGCAAATGTGCCGAGTGCTTACCTGCTTCCTGCTCTTGCCAAggtgcagcccaggcagccctggcacgTAGGGCctccaggaggaggaggaggaggaggcagtgcTGAATGAGGGCCATGGCTCCCTTCAGCCACATgatcctgtgctgctgtcaccgctgctgctgcatgtggtGCAGTTGCGGCTGGGGGCTGAGGCGTGGGTACTTATAGCTGGTGCATCGCCGTGGAGCTCCGTGACCTCACAGCCCCACTGTCACCTCGCAGCCCCACTGTGACCTCAGGGCCGGCCCAGGCTGCATGGCAATGGTGCTCAACGGGGAGAGCCGCTGGAGCACAGCCGGGGCAGCTGCCCTCCCAGGCTGGGGAGCACGCCCCGTCGGGCAGCTCCGTCCAAGGGCTGGCACACAGTCCCACCTGGGGCTGAGCCCGCAGCTCTGCCCTCTTTTCCGGGCACTGTCACAGGGGCAGCGCGGAGCTCACAGTGCCCCAGATGACCTGGGGAGCGCAGCCAGGGCATTTCTGACCTCCTCCGGTGCTGTTAGCAACAGCTCACGAGGCTGAGGAGTGAATGATTTCAGCCTCAAGACAAGTGCCAGATCCCCTCCTGTGCGCACCTTCCCGGCTGGAGCCCGGTTTGGCGCCTTGGGGGACCCCAGGGCTAACAAGTCACGTTTGTTTGACGGGAAAGATGAAGCCTtcactcttccctttctccttcacaTGAAACTTAAGGGAATACTTTCTGTTGGGGTCCTCAAAGGGCAAAGTCAatcaataaaacagaaaaaatattctcttaaaGTATTTGACGTGCAAAAGGAAACCTTGAGAGAGCACACGGTGGGTGTATGTTGCCTGAACAACCCAGTGGCCTTCTATGGTAGGGTGAGTGCTTCGGTgggcaagggaagagctacGGCTGTCATCTCTCCAGGCTTCTTTGGCCTTTGATATTGTctctcacagcatccttctccaTCAATTGGAGAAATGTGGATCTGATGCGTGGACTGcttggtggataaggaactGGCTGGACAGTGCCATCCTGACGGCAGTGGTGAACAGCTCAGTGTGCGGACGGAGACTGCTGACGAGTGTGTCCCTCAGGGTCCCCGCTTGGGAGCAGTACTATTTAATAGCTTCATCAATGACATAAGGCAGTGGGATCgggtgcaccctcagcaagcttgcagatgacaccaagctgagtggtgcagctgaTGCGCCTGAGCGATGGGctgctgtccagagggacctggacaggctggagaagcggcccatgtgaacctcatgaggctCAAGAAGGCcaggtgcaaggtcctgcaccagGGTCAGGGCAACGCCCGGTACCACTGAGAGCCGCCCTGCCAGGAAGggcttgggggtactggtggatgaacAGCTGGGCATGAACCAGCAATGTGCGCTCGCaggccagaaagccaaccgtggcctgggctgcatcaaaagaagccaCCAAAAAGATCGAAGGGATGGAActcctctgctctgaaaaaagaaaaggctgagagaggtggggttgttcagcctggcgaagagaaggctctggggagacctgaTTCTGGTCTTCCAATACTTAATGGGCGCTTATCAGAGAGACGGGGACAGAGATCTGAGCAGGGCCTGCAGCCCTAGGGAGAAGGGGCAATGGTTTGAAGCTGGAAGAGGGCAGATTAAGACTAGACACAAGGACagcaggttggtttttttttatgctgagggtggtgaaacactggaacaggttgcccagagaggtgtggacgccccatccctggaaacattcaagcTCAGCTGAGCAAAGTGATCCTGTTGAAGATGGCTGcgctcattgcaggggggttggactcaatgacctgtaaaggtcccttccaaccccaaacaTTCCATGATCCCGTATTTCACTCTGCCTTAGCCATGAGACTCAGCAGCCAGAGGTTTTAGATGCACGTCTGGCCACGCTGTAGCCTACAAAGCGGGAAGGGATGGATTGGAGCCTCGCTGCAGCGACGCTGGCTTTCACACCTTCTGTCACACAGTAACTGCATCACAGCGACCTCTGTGCTAATGTGGatgcttccagctctgcagctggtggagcaggAGCAATGGCAGGACAATGTTCAAAACACTGTGGTCAGGCGGTCCATGTAAACGGCAGTCCCCGCCTGGTGAAAGGAGACCTCTCCCTATCTGTCCCCGACACGGGGAGCCAACACCACCTATCCTTCCCAGCTACTGTCACCACTCCTGGCAGGGCTTCTTCGTTGACACAAGGGACTCTACCACTCGGACCGGGAGCAGCCACAGGGCGCTGTTCAGCGGCGGTGCTCAGGGCTCTGTCATCTACCGCTAGTCACCACTTGCCGTGAGGTTTCTCTGCGGTCCACGCAGGAGAACCGTATTCAGAAGGAGACCTGACCACGCTTCCTGTTCTCCCAGCTCTTTAATCACTTCAGGAGCAGCCCGGATGGCATCAGAGGGTGCCTTGCGTTGTAGGAGAAAGGGGCAGGACCTGCCCCTCAGGCTAATGACCTGTTTGCAGCAGGTTGGCAGTCAGGGATgagctgtggagcagagcaCATAGTGCCGCCATTGGGGCTTTCCCCACGAGCCCATGCCCGGCTCCTGCCTACCGACATAGTGGGCATCCACGGCTGCGCCCAGGCGTGGAGCCCAGCCGGTGCTGGTGCCTCGCTTGGTTTGCTGTTGGTACCCCCTGGACACTTGTGTGACAGCCCTGTGTCACACTGTCTTTGGCGGGCAGCGGCTGAGCCCCGAAGCTGTCGGCTGGGGCTCTGTCAGTGCACCCCCAACTCCTACCCTGGTGTGGCTGCCTTCAGCCCCTGCTGTGCGGCTGGAGCAGTGAGCTCAGGGGTGTGTGGGAGTCTAAGGAGGCTCAGGGCCCTCAGGGGTCTCAGAGGGCTTGGCAGCAGTGGGAGGTCGGAGGCCTTGGAGGGCTCAAAAGTGGTGGGTGCTCGGTAGTGGCGGAGGGCTCGGTGGGCTTGGAGGTCTCAGTAGCGGTGGAGGTCTCGGAGGACGTGGGGACTGCTGCATCTGGGAGACACTTTCCTGGTTCATCTGATGCAAAGATTCCAGGAATGGGCTTGGGGGGGGCGAGGGCAAGTCCCATTtggaggggtgctggggggtgctggtATGGCTCATCTGAAGGGCGGCCGGAGATGGGTTCGGGGGGCGTGGAGGCCGTTCCCCTTTGGCTGGGGTCTGGAGGGTGCTGGTCTGGCTCCTCTGCTGAAAGGCGGCTGCGAATGGGGGAGGCGGTCGCGGGGGCCGTGGGGAGGATGAGCGCGCTCGTTGTTCAGGCGGCAGTGTCCTCTGCTGTCTTTGGGTGCAGCTCTGAGGGGTGCTTGCGCGGCTGCTCTTGCTGTCCGGGCGGAAGCGAGAGCCATGGGTTTTCTGCTGGACTCTAGAAGCTCCAGCGACGggcctgtggagagaggaggcCGCTGAGGCgctcagctgcagagggggCGCACGGACTGTCCCCCACAGCACGGCCCAGAGCTGGCAAGGCTCCCCAGCACGGGCAGAGCCGCTGGCACGCCTTGGCCGACGTGGACACCCGCACCTCATGGCAGCCCCGAGCAGGGGGACTCCTCAGGGCAGGTTCGGTGGCCACCAGCCAGCGCTACTGGGCGCCTCCCTGGCTGGGGCAATCTCTTGCCCCGCTCTTTCTCGTCCTGCCCTTGCTTTTGGGCAGCCAGCGGGCTGCCACTCCGCGGCAGCCTGACTAGAAATGCTTCGTGGCTCTGAGCAGCCATCGAAGGAAACAGTGTGGGGGGAATCAACAACTCACTCTTCTTTCTTCATCCACCACCGGATGATGACACAGACCAACACTATTCCAACTGGCACGGAAAGCATGGTTGCTGCTGTGGCTATCATACAGTGCCTCCGCGCATCTTGGGGACAGAGAGGACTTGCGGTGCTTGGGGGATCATCAGCCCTTGCGGTTCTCTCGCTGATCACGTCTGTAGGAGCAATTTGAAAAGTTAGCCCGTCCTGCGCACCACTGGTAAGCGTGCAGCACGATTGATCCGGCCAGGAcattctctctttcccccccGTACTGGTGCCTGGAGGCACGTTCCCACCCTTTGGGGCAGGGTGTCCCacccaaccaaacccagaaGGCCGGAAGGGGAGCACAGGGGGGGCGCAGCTGCTTGAGCCTTTGAGTGACACGGACAGAAACcgtccctgcagcaggcagtgccaccccagctctccctccccGTGAGACAGTTCCCACACCCCAGGGGACAGACTCAGGCCTCCTCAAGTGGCACTGAAGCCTTGCCCTCCCCCTAGTGCCttttctccagcacaggcaccgcctgcagcacctcccaggTTTCAGGATGTGTCTCCCACTTGGGGACCCCAGCAAGACTGCTCCGTACCTGAGCCCGGTTCATAAGCCCGATTTATCTTGCTCTGGTGGTCTTCTCCAGGCTTTGACGGCACTGCCAaaaagcagagggggaaggTTAAGCCTCAGCGAGTCTCAGGCACAGAGGACACAGGAGGACGGGGAGGTTCCCCCTAAGCCTCTGCCTAGTCTGGGAGTCAGGGCATCGCTGTGGACCTCGGCTCAGGGAGGGATCCcgctctgtgctgctcctgtgcctcTCGGCAGTCACAGCAAGCTCGGGGATGCAGCTAGAGCGGGAGGGACATTTGGCACATTTCCCATATCTGCGGAACATGGTCCCGATGCCTCGAACCCAAAACACTTTcagctttggctgctgctgtgacttgCCAGAGTGGGCACTGGGGGAAGAGCCTGCGCCTGGTTCCGACTCCACGCAACAGCCACGCCTGACCTGCTGGGGGACCAGGAAATTGCAGGCCATCTTTTGGTTTGCGTTGCACTTTTGGCGACGTGTAAAGCGATGCAAAATGCCTTCCTTCAAAGAGGACGGGAAGAAGCTGCAGCCAGTCCGGCCAGGGAAACAGCCCTTTCGAGAAGGGCTCCTCCGCCCTTCCCTGTAAGCACCAGCAACGGTCACGGTTGCCCCATCCCAGCTATCGGTCGGCAGACGGGAGACGCAGCACAGCCCAAGAAGCCTGCCGAACCAGCATCCCCACCGACCTCCAGCATCAGGAAAGGGCAGCCGGCGTCGCCTGGCACCTCGCTCCTGCCTGGAACTGGGCCAGTGGGCAAGCAGTGCTGCCCGTGAGCTGAACACAAGTTCAGCGCTCGCCAGGCCCTCAAATCTGCCTGCCAGCAGACGCCTGCACAAACCAGCTCCGAGCCGTAACGGCAAAACTGGGGCAGCAGCCGCCCCTGGCCCTCCGCTTGAAGCACAACTGGCAGCAGAGGCTCTGCACCATCTCTGTGGCTCACCAGCACCTGCAAGGTGGGAAACCCAGCATCGCCACAGCGAGGCTCTGAGTGATCCCTTCCCACTGCGCAGGCTACAGCGTGCCCCGACGTGCACCTCACGCCTCCACTTGCCGGGTCTCACGGCTGAGGCACAGTGAAATGTACCCACCGTGTCCTCTCTTCCATTCCTCCAGCACATGCCTTAGTTGCTCAAATAGCTCCGAGGACTCGTTTTCTCCTTCAGCTCGGTACTTTTCTATTGCAGAACCTTAACAGAAAGGACCCGATTCAGTTTCACccaaataaattacagaaaaccaGTGCTTAGCCTGTGAGGTCAGCACAGACAGACTACTCACCCCTGCGATGCCAGCCTCGCGCAGCATCCCACTGCCGAGGAGCTGGACGAGTCCTTCCTACAGGCACACCTGTAACAGAACAGCCAAAGCAGCTTCCGTCATCTACTGCGGTCTACAATGGCAGGACTGGATTGCAGAAGTGGTAAGGGGACCGCGCAAGGAGACGGCACACACGTGCAGATCTctgtccccacagctgcagaggCGCCCAGCGGGCTGACCTTTGGGCTTTGAGCTGGCGGATCTCAAAGGGAGGAGAAAGCCATGACGTACCCATGGTGCGATCTCCCAGAGGCTCAGTCCTGGAACCCCACTGGGAATCTGCAGCACCTTTGCCGACAGCCACGGCTGCAAAGAAGCGCAGGACAGAACGGCTGCCGTGACACAGTTCAAGTTACTTCTTCAGATCAAAGTGGCAGCGAGTGCCACTCAAAGGTGGGCTTCCTCCACGGCACTCATCTCTGCCTTCCGCTCAGGAGCATGGTGCCATGCCAAGAGTTACCGTGCGCCTGCACTGGCACCATGCTGGGACGGAACGAACCACGTGCGGAGCTGCCGGGACAAAGGACTCCCTGGAGCTcacaccagctcccagctcaaCCCCAACGAGCCCGCTGGCTTGGcagccagcactgggagcagctCAGGCTCCCAGGGCCAGCAGACAGCTTTGCAAGGCAAAGCTCCACAGGGCGCATCTCTGAGCCCGGCCCgttccctctctgctctcctccatgTCTGCGCATGGGCCACGGACGGAGCAACTTGCTCTTCGGGCGGAAAGAAGCCTAGAGGGTAGATGCAGCTTCCTCCCACTGATTTACCCGTGGGATGGCTCTCAGGCTCGAGGACAGCAACGAATTCGGGATGGTGTAACCCTTGGGAGGCTCTTCAGGAGAATTGCACATGAGTAAGCTCTTGCCACATTGacactgtttcttctttcaaggAAAGGGACATAGAGCGCTTACCTCCAGGATGCCCCAAGGGCTCCAAACCAACAGCCTGCCATGCATCTCGATAAACTTTGGCAGCATCCTCACCTAGAAGCAAGCACAGAGGGGAAATGTTGCCATTGCCTGTTGGCATCCGCTTGTGCCTTAGTGAACCGCAGGCACTGGAAGGGGCTCAGGTAGCAGCGTGGGAGCCAGACCCCGGGGAGATTGCCAGCGCTGCAGAGGGGCCTGGTGACCTCTTGGCCGGCACCTGGCAGCTCTCCAACACGCTCGTTAAGCCATGCCATGAACAAGACCCCTTGCAGGAGCAGTGGGACCAACATAGGGCCCCTGGGGGCATTCTTACCCGCACAGCTCTCACACACACAGGGGAAGCCCTCACCAGAGCGCTTGAGGGAAAAGCCACATCCACGCTTCTCGGGGAGAGGAGCCCGCTGGCCCGTGAAAGGTCGCAAATGTGCCGAGTGCTTACCTGCTTCCTGCTCTTGCCAAggtgcagcccaggcagccctggcacgTAGGGCctccaggaggaggaggaggaggaggaggcagtgcTGAATGAGGGCCATGGCTCCCTTCAGCCACATgatcctgtgctgctgtcaccgctgctgctgcatgtggtGCAGTTGCGGCTGGGGGCTGAGGCGTGGGTACTTGTAGCTGGTGCATCGCCGTGGAGCTCCGTGACCTCACAGCCCCACTGTCACCTCGCAGCCCCACTGTGACCTCAGGGCCG containing:
- the LOC119147492 gene encoding protein enabled homolog isoform X1, which produces MWLKGAMALIQHCLLLLLLLLEALRARAAWAAPWQEQEAGEDAAKVYRDAWQAVGLEPLGHPGAVAVGKGAADSQWGSRTEPLGDRTMGVPVGRTRPAPRQWDAARGWHRRGSAIEKYRAEGENESSELFEQLRHVLEEWKRGHVPSKPGEDHQSKINRAYEPGSDVISERTARADDPPSTASPLCPQDARRHCMIATAATMLSVPVGIVLVCVIIRWWMKKEEPVAGASRVQQKTHGSRFRPDSKSSRASTPQSCTQRQQRTLPPEQRARSSSPRPPRPPPPFAAAFQQRSQTSTLQTPAKGERPPRPPNPSPAALQMSHTSTPQHPSKWDLPSPPPSPFLESLHQMNQESVSQMQQSPRPPRPPPLLRPPSPPSPPPLPSTHHF
- the LOC119147492 gene encoding uncharacterized protein LOC119147492 isoform X2 produces the protein MWLKGAMALIQHCLLLLLLLLEALRARAAWAAPWQEQEAGEDAAKVYRDAWQAVGLEPLGHPGAVAVGKGAADSQWGSRTEPLGDRTMGVPVGRTRPAPRQWDAARGWHRRGSAIEKYRAEGENESSELFEQLRHVLEEWKRGHVPSKPGEDHQSKINRAYEPGSDVISERTARADDPPSTASPLCPQDARRHCMIATAATMLSVPVGIVLVCVIIRWWMKKEEPVAGASRLQHIKSCFYQCLSSQSRCPSTPEIWIPRQQTPLPPERPNYSPCSSPYPGTMTQRSQESIYEPQEPPQPQSPASLPSPPRTPTPKDFKPSEPPETPTHP
- the LOC119147492 gene encoding verprolin-like isoform X3, translated to MWLKGAMALIQHCLLLLLLLLEALRARAAWAAPWQEQEAGEDAAKVYRDAWQAVGLEPLGHPGVPSKPGEDHQSKINRAYEPGSDVISERTARADDPPSTASPLCPQDARRHCMIATAATMLSVPVGIVLVCVIIRWWMKKEEPVAGASRVQQKTHGSRFRPDSKSSRASTPQSCTQRQQRTLPPEQRARSSSPRPPRPPPPFAAAFQQRSQTSTLQTPAKGERPPRPPNPSPAALQMSHTSTPQHPSKWDLPSPPPSPFLESLHQMNQESVSQMQQSPRPPRPPPLLRPPSPPSPPPLPSTHHF